One segment of Niabella beijingensis DNA contains the following:
- a CDS encoding helix-turn-helix domain-containing protein, whose protein sequence is MQRAKPAKAIGVHAPVIRRYERNKVTPSIEVNI, encoded by the coding sequence ATGCAGCGAGCTAAACCGGCTAAAGCCATTGGTGTGCATGCTCCTGTAATCAGACGATATGAACGTAATAAGGTAACGCCCTCTATTGAAGTAAATATCTAA
- a CDS encoding FAD-dependent oxidoreductase — protein sequence MMLLKDKRTAIIGAGPAGLTMARLLQQQGADVTVFERDKDPAARIRGGTLDLHKNSGQETLKKAGLLEHYYATALPMGIIMTDEQGRVLYTKQPTPENQYDNPEINRNSLRKILLDSLKTGTVAWDSKCTGLEVRSGKWLLYFENGTHTTADLVIVANGGRSAIRSYVTETAAEETGTLIIQGDVPRPEINCPEFLALCNGNRLMTAHGGHLLVANPYNNGALTYGVIFKKPAEWNPGQGPDLQDTSSLRALLLDRFAHWNERYSQLLRSTTALWGLPIRKLPLEKPWKKDRPLPITLIGDAAHLMPPFAGQGVNTGLMDALILSNNLTGGTFKTLTAAVGNYEQQMFRYAGEAQLASCTNETAMLHPGFSFREFIH from the coding sequence ATGATGTTACTAAAAGATAAACGAACAGCCATCATCGGTGCCGGACCGGCCGGACTAACCATGGCCAGACTGCTTCAGCAACAAGGCGCTGATGTAACCGTTTTCGAAAGAGACAAAGATCCTGCGGCAAGAATCCGGGGCGGCACACTCGACCTGCATAAAAATTCAGGTCAGGAAACCCTGAAAAAGGCCGGATTATTAGAGCATTACTACGCCACCGCATTACCAATGGGCATTATTATGACCGATGAACAGGGAAGGGTGTTGTACACGAAACAACCGACCCCCGAAAATCAATACGACAATCCCGAAATCAACAGGAACAGTCTGAGGAAAATATTACTGGACAGTCTGAAGACCGGCACGGTTGCCTGGGACAGTAAATGTACAGGGCTGGAAGTGCGCAGCGGGAAATGGCTGCTGTATTTTGAAAACGGGACGCACACAACAGCGGATCTTGTCATTGTTGCAAATGGCGGAAGATCTGCAATAAGAAGTTATGTTACGGAGACTGCGGCGGAAGAAACCGGCACGCTTATCATACAGGGAGATGTACCCCGGCCTGAAATAAATTGCCCGGAGTTTCTCGCACTTTGCAACGGCAACAGGCTGATGACTGCCCACGGGGGTCATTTACTCGTTGCCAACCCGTATAATAATGGTGCATTAACCTATGGTGTGATCTTTAAAAAACCTGCTGAGTGGAATCCGGGCCAGGGGCCGGATCTCCAGGATACCAGCAGCCTCCGCGCGCTGCTGCTTGACCGTTTCGCCCATTGGAACGAACGGTACAGCCAGTTGTTGCGTTCCACAACAGCCCTCTGGGGTCTGCCGATCAGAAAACTGCCATTGGAAAAACCCTGGAAGAAAGACCGGCCCCTGCCCATAACGCTTATCGGGGACGCTGCCCACCTGATGCCGCCTTTTGCAGGCCAGGGTGTAAATACAGGGCTGATGGATGCATTGATCCTATCCAATAATCTTACCGGGGGCACTTTTAAAACCCTGACTGCTGCTGTCGGCAACTACGAACAACAAATGTTCCGCTATGCCGGGGAGGCACAGCTGGCCTCCTGCACCAATGAAACGGCCATGCTGCATCCCGGCTTTTCTTTCCGGGAATTTATTCATTAA
- a CDS encoding FMN-dependent NADH-azoreductase, producing the protein MKKVLIINASARGERSHSRKLTQLFVENWSEKHPRDLFTYRETGTIPPITEQWIAGAFTKPEDKTSTNQAALQLSNELVKELKENDIIVIGTPMYNWSIPSGLKSYIDQVMRINETWRFRSGKPDGDYVGLLENKKLFILSSRGDAGYGENEKNAHMNFQTTYLHFIFGIMGVHDVTTLSLDNEEYGGLKFEHSRQAVFKRISCIE; encoded by the coding sequence ATGAAAAAAGTCCTGATCATTAACGCAAGCGCCCGGGGAGAAAGGTCACACAGCCGGAAACTGACACAACTTTTTGTCGAAAACTGGTCTGAAAAACATCCTCGCGATCTGTTTACCTACAGGGAAACCGGAACGATTCCACCCATCACCGAACAATGGATTGCAGGCGCATTTACAAAACCGGAGGATAAAACCAGCACCAACCAGGCAGCGCTGCAACTTAGCAACGAACTGGTAAAAGAGCTGAAAGAAAACGATATCATTGTAATCGGAACGCCCATGTATAACTGGTCCATACCCAGCGGCTTAAAATCATACATCGACCAGGTCATGCGGATCAATGAAACCTGGAGGTTCCGTTCCGGCAAACCGGACGGGGATTACGTCGGATTGCTGGAAAATAAGAAATTATTCATCCTTTCAAGCAGGGGTGATGCAGGATATGGTGAAAACGAAAAGAACGCACATATGAATTTTCAAACCACTTATCTGCATTTTATCTTTGGTATCATGGGGGTTCATGATGTTACAACACTTTCATTGGACAATGAAGAGTATGGCGGCCTGAAGTTTGAGCATTCCAGGCAGGCGGTCTTCAAACGCATCAGTTGCATTGAATAA
- a CDS encoding Crp/Fnr family transcriptional regulator — protein sequence MLISNILKHVRLTPEEQALFSTFWTPKTLEKGDYLLRNGAICRTDNYVVSGALKAFYINAETGATEILYFAIEGWWATDIESFRNQQPSIYDIQALKKTTLLQIDHRSFQKLLAAIPVLERYFRIILEGYTAALQRRIVFNNAHTARQRYADFLATYPEFPGRIPQYLIASYLGISAEFLSRIRRKNNSR from the coding sequence ATGCTCATCAGCAATATCTTAAAACATGTCCGGCTCACCCCTGAAGAGCAAGCCCTTTTTTCTACTTTCTGGACGCCTAAAACCCTGGAAAAAGGCGATTACCTGCTGCGCAACGGGGCGATCTGCCGCACTGACAACTATGTTGTTTCCGGTGCACTAAAAGCTTTTTATATCAATGCAGAGACGGGCGCAACGGAGATCCTCTATTTTGCAATAGAAGGCTGGTGGGCTACAGATATTGAAAGCTTCCGCAATCAGCAACCGTCTATTTACGATATTCAGGCATTAAAAAAAACAACGCTGCTGCAAATCGATCACCGCTCCTTTCAAAAATTACTGGCCGCAATACCTGTCCTTGAAAGATATTTCCGGATCATCCTGGAAGGATATACAGCTGCCCTGCAACGAAGAATTGTTTTTAACAATGCGCATACAGCCAGGCAACGTTACGCTGATTTCCTGGCAACCTACCCCGAGTTCCCGGGCAGGATCCCTCAGTACCTCATTGCTTCTTACCTGGGAATTTCCGCTGAATTCCTAAGCAGGATCCGCAGAAAAAACAATTCGCGTTGA
- a CDS encoding ABC transporter permease has protein sequence MRTILFLLEKEFRQIFRNRSILALVLAMPLIQLVLLPLAANYEVKNINIAVIDNDHSSYSRKLISKITASGYFRLSGYNFSFKEALQLIESDQADLILEIPQGFERNLVRENRQQLFVAVNAINGTKANLGGVYLASVIKADNDDIRLDLMQQERFPAQPAIGIASSNWYNPLLNYQMYMVPGILAILVTMIGGFLTALNIVKEKEVGTIEQINVTPIRKHHFILGKLIPFWVLGNVVFTLGLLVARVLYDIIPLGSIFLLYGFIWVYLLAVLGFGLLVSTFCDSQQQAMFIMFFFIMIFILMGGLFTSVDSMPEWAKMLSRLNPVTYLIEVMRMVILKGSGIKDIAGRLGIILLFGVLLNALAVLNYKKTS, from the coding sequence ATGAGAACGATCCTTTTTTTACTGGAGAAGGAATTCCGGCAGATCTTCCGCAACCGGTCGATACTGGCCCTGGTGCTGGCGATGCCGTTGATACAACTGGTATTGCTGCCGCTGGCCGCCAACTATGAAGTGAAGAACATAAATATTGCTGTTATTGATAACGACCATTCTTCTTACTCCCGCAAACTGATCTCCAAAATAACGGCGTCCGGCTATTTCCGGCTTTCCGGTTACAATTTTTCTTTTAAGGAAGCCCTGCAACTGATCGAAAGCGACCAGGCAGACCTGATACTGGAGATCCCGCAGGGCTTTGAACGCAATCTTGTAAGGGAGAACAGACAACAACTCTTTGTGGCAGTAAATGCCATCAACGGTACAAAAGCCAACCTGGGAGGGGTATACCTGGCAAGTGTGATAAAAGCCGATAATGACGACATTCGCCTGGATCTGATGCAGCAGGAACGGTTCCCTGCGCAACCGGCTATCGGGATCGCTTCGTCGAACTGGTACAATCCGTTATTGAATTACCAGATGTATATGGTTCCCGGTATCCTGGCGATCCTGGTTACGATGATCGGCGGTTTTTTAACGGCACTGAATATTGTTAAGGAAAAAGAAGTGGGCACCATCGAGCAGATCAATGTAACGCCCATCCGGAAACATCATTTTATCCTGGGCAAACTGATCCCCTTCTGGGTGCTGGGGAATGTGGTATTTACATTAGGACTGCTGGTAGCCCGCGTTCTCTATGATATTATTCCCCTGGGCAGTATTTTTTTGCTGTATGGCTTTATCTGGGTATATCTTTTGGCGGTACTGGGTTTTGGTCTGCTCGTATCCACTTTCTGCGATTCGCAGCAGCAGGCAATGTTCATCATGTTCTTCTTTATCATGATTTTTATATTGATGGGTGGTCTGTTCACTTCGGTTGACAGCATGCCGGAATGGGCAAAAATGCTGAGCCGGCTGAATCCGGTGACCTACCTGATCGAAGTGATGCGGATGGTGATCCTTAAAGGGAGTGGTATTAAAGACATAGCAGGACGGCTTGGCATCATTCTGTTGTTTGGTGTGCTGCTGAATGCACTTGCTGTGTTGAATTACAAAAAGACAAGCTAG
- a CDS encoding helix-turn-helix domain-containing protein, translated as MEAPQNHSVTTIETLQKENEIKDDIAFKRVEGASRVENFRAPDCYVILLFEKCSGLHSIDFREYAERDLQVHISFPGQIHSWNTNADTSGYKLYISKRLMDTFIRFETHLSQGRPNGFPVLDLNEKTFAKLKSEFIAIERDLNSRSSDTPLSIIITRAQLIVLMVSHLIEVRKGEEMRQARVNPVVLKFQALIENNYMRRRSVNYYADQLTVSSNYLNILCRKYYKLSAKEVIMKRVFLEAKRLLWGTNMSIKEITFKLGFSDQAHFSSFIKRITGLTPKTYKNSVFFSARVNSS; from the coding sequence ATGGAAGCCCCGCAGAATCATTCGGTCACTACTATTGAAACATTGCAAAAAGAAAATGAGATCAAAGATGATATTGCTTTTAAACGGGTTGAAGGAGCCAGCCGGGTTGAAAATTTCAGAGCTCCGGATTGTTATGTGATCCTGTTATTTGAAAAGTGCAGCGGACTCCATTCCATCGATTTCAGGGAGTATGCAGAACGGGATCTGCAGGTACACATTTCATTCCCCGGACAGATTCATTCCTGGAATACCAATGCCGATACTTCCGGGTATAAGCTCTATATCAGCAAACGGCTGATGGATACCTTTATACGGTTTGAGACACATCTGTCGCAGGGCCGGCCCAATGGTTTTCCGGTACTGGACCTCAATGAAAAAACCTTTGCGAAGCTAAAGAGTGAATTTATCGCCATCGAGCGCGACCTTAATTCCCGCTCATCCGATACGCCGTTGTCCATCATCATTACAAGAGCGCAGTTGATTGTACTGATGGTAAGTCATCTGATAGAAGTGCGGAAAGGAGAAGAGATGAGGCAGGCGCGGGTGAACCCCGTCGTGCTGAAATTCCAGGCGCTTATCGAAAACAATTATATGCGGCGGCGGAGCGTAAATTATTATGCGGATCAGCTGACGGTCAGTTCCAACTATCTGAACATCCTCTGCCGGAAATATTATAAACTTTCGGCAAAGGAAGTGATCATGAAACGGGTTTTCCTGGAAGCCAAACGGTTGCTTTGGGGTACGAACATGTCGATCAAGGAAATTACTTTTAAACTGGGATTTTCTGATCAGGCTCATTTTAGCAGTTTTATCAAAAGAATAACCGGCCTCACTCCCAAGACCTATAAGAATTCCGTTTTTTTTTCTGCCAGGGTAAACAGTAGTTAG
- a CDS encoding MFS transporter, with product MKQAPAFSAHQKLIVALLALTQFTVVLDFMVMSPLGDMLMKSMNVIPSQFGIIVSAYAFSAGISGMLTAGFADRFDRKKLLVFFYSGFILGTLCCGWASSYTTMVAARIVTGLFGGVIGSISLAIITDLFELSQRGRVMGFVQMGFGASQVLGIPIGLYLANHWGWEAPFFLIAAMAILVMLALLLKMEPVTAHLAVQRNKNALLHLWHTIRKRDYRVGFTATALMSVGGFMMMPFGSAFAVNNLAVSQEQLPLLFMVSGIGSLFIMPLMGRLSDRMDKFKLFTIGALFMILITVIYTHLSPIPLWMIMGLNIMMMAGIMGRMIPFTALTTGVPDLQDRGAFMSMNASLQQIAGGIAAVIAGMIVVQKDKFSPLEHYDNLGWVVSAITLLCIGLVYRVSRIVKAKPAGNAAATGGQDREVRH from the coding sequence ATGAAACAAGCTCCCGCTTTTTCTGCGCATCAGAAACTGATCGTTGCCTTACTGGCACTTACGCAGTTTACCGTAGTGCTCGACTTCATGGTGATGTCGCCGCTGGGTGACATGCTGATGAAATCCATGAACGTCATCCCTTCGCAATTCGGCATCATTGTATCAGCATACGCTTTCAGCGCCGGGATATCAGGCATGCTCACAGCGGGGTTTGCAGACCGGTTCGACCGTAAAAAACTGCTGGTATTCTTTTATTCAGGGTTTATCCTGGGCACCCTGTGCTGCGGATGGGCCAGCAGCTATACTACCATGGTGGCCGCCCGTATCGTAACCGGGTTGTTCGGAGGTGTCATCGGCTCTATCTCGCTCGCTATCATTACCGATCTTTTTGAGTTATCGCAGCGCGGCCGTGTTATGGGATTTGTGCAGATGGGATTCGGGGCCAGCCAGGTACTGGGCATCCCGATCGGTCTTTATCTTGCCAATCACTGGGGCTGGGAAGCACCTTTCTTCCTGATCGCCGCGATGGCCATCCTGGTAATGCTGGCGCTCCTCCTGAAAATGGAACCGGTAACAGCACACCTGGCCGTACAGCGCAACAAAAATGCGCTGCTGCACCTGTGGCACACCATCCGGAAACGCGATTACCGGGTCGGTTTTACTGCAACAGCACTTATGTCCGTCGGGGGTTTTATGATGATGCCTTTTGGCAGTGCTTTTGCCGTCAATAATCTGGCCGTATCGCAGGAACAGCTGCCTTTACTATTTATGGTGAGCGGTATCGGCTCGCTATTTATTATGCCGCTCATGGGCAGATTGAGCGACCGTATGGATAAGTTCAAACTCTTTACCATAGGTGCATTATTTATGATACTGATCACTGTGATCTACACCCACCTCTCTCCCATTCCCCTCTGGATGATCATGGGTCTGAATATAATGATGATGGCAGGCATTATGGGACGCATGATCCCTTTTACCGCACTGACCACCGGAGTACCTGATCTGCAGGACCGCGGTGCTTTCATGAGCATGAATGCATCGCTGCAACAGATCGCAGGAGGGATTGCGGCGGTAATTGCCGGGATGATCGTGGTTCAGAAAGATAAATTCAGTCCGCTGGAACATTATGATAACCTGGGATGGGTAGTGTCCGCAATTACCCTGCTGTGTATCGGACTGGTGTACCGCGTAAGCAGGATCGTAAAAGCAAAACCGGCCGGAAATGCCGCAGCCACCGGCGGACAGGACCGGGAAGTCCGGCATTGA
- a CDS encoding NAD(P)-dependent oxidoreductase — MQLIIFGATGSVGQQLIEQAIAKKIHVKAFTRNASRLASFQSEYLSVFEGDVLNYADVLNALDPDAIVVNTLGNGKHGNTRSAGTRNIIKAMEEKKAGRLICQTTLGCGSSRGNLNFLWRHIMFGWLLKDAYYDHVLQEEAVMSSNLQWTIVRPSAFAKGPVTGSFRTGFGPAEKGLRLKIATADIAYYILSELNATPENSRKAVSISN; from the coding sequence ATGCAACTCATTATTTTTGGAGCAACCGGCTCCGTGGGACAACAACTGATCGAACAGGCAATCGCAAAAAAAATCCATGTAAAAGCATTTACCAGGAACGCCTCCCGGCTTGCATCATTCCAAAGCGAATACCTTTCTGTTTTTGAAGGCGATGTATTGAACTATGCCGATGTATTGAACGCGTTGGATCCGGATGCGATCGTTGTCAACACACTTGGAAACGGGAAACACGGGAACACGCGTTCCGCCGGCACCCGTAATATTATTAAAGCAATGGAGGAAAAGAAAGCCGGGCGCCTGATCTGTCAGACAACACTGGGATGTGGCAGCAGCCGTGGCAACCTTAATTTTTTATGGCGCCATATCATGTTTGGCTGGCTCTTAAAGGACGCTTATTATGACCATGTATTACAGGAGGAGGCGGTGATGAGCAGCAACCTGCAATGGACCATCGTCCGACCCAGCGCTTTTGCAAAAGGCCCGGTGACCGGAAGTTTCAGGACGGGTTTTGGTCCGGCAGAGAAAGGCCTCCGCCTGAAGATCGCCACGGCAGACATCGCTTACTATATTTTATCGGAGCTAAATGCCACTCCGGAGAATTCCAGAAAGGCGGTAAGCATTTCCAACTAA
- a CDS encoding contact-dependent growth inhibition system immunity protein: MKTNRSIEELEGNVWKNREFPTELVKRSFELRKIPVNNLDIDDLRLLIGQQIGLKYVVPLALNVLSNDILAGGNYYPGDLLKSVLEIPMDFWELNESELVKLSSILSTKVLEIKNSNTIDDSIKAMLLHGIAALDIAQN; encoded by the coding sequence ATGAAAACCAATAGAAGTATAGAAGAACTTGAAGGAAATGTTTGGAAGAATCGTGAATTTCCGACCGAACTGGTAAAACGAAGTTTTGAACTTCGGAAGATCCCTGTTAATAACCTTGATATAGATGATTTACGATTATTAATTGGTCAGCAAATTGGCTTAAAATATGTTGTGCCATTGGCTTTAAATGTACTCTCTAATGATATTCTCGCGGGAGGTAATTATTATCCGGGCGATCTGCTTAAAAGTGTCTTAGAAATCCCAATGGACTTTTGGGAACTAAATGAGTCAGAGTTAGTCAAGCTCTCTTCCATTCTTAGTACAAAAGTTTTGGAGATTAAAAATTCTAATACTATTGATGACAGCATAAAGGCAATGCTATTACACGGGATAGCTGCCCTAGATATAGCGCAGAATTGA
- a CDS encoding helix-turn-helix transcriptional regulator: MKKDNPTVPEVLKSLAQLLGTAVNGRRLEIPRRFGRGYCTGFVFNEDIRMLISNYELKQDVHVKNVAANTAKRMLVFKFRNIFPQRAMPLTEKDRMPSVLIATSRINTDDVISIHTNTATINIEVDAGYLSRLFDPSDRSPLLQSLLQNTQPFLFEQMIYPSLQKIVDEMLTEPINESFELFFLRVKAEELICRLLMELDKRDEGRLYALNTEDIATIYRIKAQLLEHLEIPPVIKTLAVDAGMSPTKLKRLFKQIFGNSIFSYYQEFRMKEAALLLREKKYTVSDVGYRLGFSNLSHFSRVFEAHIGMKPKQYSML; this comes from the coding sequence GTGAAAAAGGATAACCCGACCGTTCCCGAAGTGCTGAAATCGCTTGCCCAGTTACTGGGCACTGCTGTCAATGGCCGGCGATTAGAGATCCCGCGCAGATTCGGCCGGGGATATTGTACCGGATTTGTTTTTAACGAGGACATCCGGATGCTCATCAGCAATTACGAGCTGAAGCAGGATGTACATGTTAAAAATGTAGCTGCTAATACTGCTAAAAGAATGTTGGTTTTCAAATTCCGGAATATTTTCCCGCAGAGAGCAATGCCACTCACTGAAAAAGATAGAATGCCGTCTGTTCTCATTGCCACCAGCCGTATAAATACGGATGATGTCATTTCTATTCATACGAACACCGCCACGATCAATATTGAAGTGGATGCCGGCTACCTGAGCAGGCTGTTTGATCCGTCAGACAGGTCACCGCTTTTGCAAAGCCTGTTACAGAATACGCAGCCCTTTCTTTTCGAACAAATGATCTATCCTTCTTTACAGAAAATTGTGGATGAAATGCTGACGGAGCCAATCAATGAATCATTTGAACTGTTTTTTTTGCGGGTAAAAGCAGAAGAGCTGATCTGCCGGTTATTGATGGAACTGGACAAGCGGGATGAAGGACGCCTTTATGCATTGAACACTGAGGACATAGCAACCATATACAGGATAAAAGCACAGCTCCTGGAGCACCTGGAGATACCTCCGGTGATTAAAACACTGGCTGTTGATGCCGGTATGAGCCCGACCAAACTAAAGCGTTTGTTCAAACAGATTTTTGGCAACAGTATTTTTAGTTATTACCAGGAATTCAGAATGAAAGAAGCGGCCCTTTTACTGAGGGAAAAAAAGTATACCGTTTCCGATGTAGGGTACCGGCTGGGCTTTAGCAATCTGAGCCATTTTTCGAGAGTGTTCGAGGCGCATATCGGGATGAAGCCCAAGCAATACTCGATGCTGTAA
- a CDS encoding SMI1/KNR4 family protein translates to MIRKEENINKRSFREGNNIVMKLEPILKELSKFSTAIATSGGSLENTKIIECENRLGLMLPLDYKAFLREHNGFDIMGNSVFGIDDSASSLENVYKFEHSEVANPMPLYLIPFSPDGQGNHYCFDTRSNNTVSCDIVFWQHDYEYSEGDGPEIVNNSFLDWFQEVIIDWTLEEYDYNGNER, encoded by the coding sequence ATGATTCGCAAAGAAGAAAATATTAACAAAAGGAGTTTCCGAGAAGGTAATAATATTGTTATGAAACTGGAGCCTATATTAAAAGAGTTGTCAAAATTTTCCACAGCAATTGCTACAAGCGGCGGAAGCTTGGAAAATACCAAAATAATAGAGTGTGAAAATAGACTTGGATTAATGTTGCCTTTAGATTATAAAGCCTTTCTAAGGGAACATAATGGATTTGATATAATGGGGAATTCCGTTTTTGGCATAGATGATTCTGCCAGTTCGTTAGAGAATGTCTACAAATTTGAGCATTCTGAAGTTGCAAATCCTATGCCCTTATATTTGATCCCTTTTTCGCCGGATGGGCAAGGCAATCACTATTGCTTTGATACGAGATCCAATAATACCGTGTCGTGTGATATCGTGTTTTGGCAGCATGATTATGAATATTCAGAGGGAGATGGCCCCGAGATTGTTAATAACAGTTTTTTAGATTGGTTTCAAGAAGTAATTATTGATTGGACATTAGAGGAATATGACTATAATGGGAATGAAAGATAG
- a CDS encoding helix-turn-helix domain-containing protein: protein MLRIQEYNPAPQLRSFIKKVYHFEEKEALQTILPFYPDGYPGIIYHTASDGLYSLKNKKLTPFFLYGQTLTPIELRMGSPFTMLIYQLYPSVAYDLFGLDPAMINDDCYNLEHLISPAAFLRLKEAAQPEQQTDIINDFLLHYGNSTHAINHQLLQAIKYIIDRNGNVKIKDASAEAYLTERTFQRQFLTRVGITPKQFALIIQFQNSVADMGGKDLGALTHVALENGFNDQSHFIRIIKKYSGKTPRALIHMQPILL from the coding sequence ATGCTGCGTATACAGGAATATAACCCGGCACCGCAACTCCGGTCCTTTATAAAAAAAGTGTACCACTTTGAAGAAAAAGAGGCCTTGCAAACCATACTGCCGTTTTATCCCGACGGTTATCCCGGTATCATTTATCATACCGCCAGTGATGGTTTGTACAGTCTGAAAAATAAAAAACTAACCCCCTTCTTTTTGTATGGTCAGACGCTGACCCCTATTGAGCTGCGGATGGGCAGCCCTTTTACAATGCTTATCTACCAGCTCTACCCTTCGGTTGCCTATGATCTTTTCGGACTGGACCCGGCAATGATCAATGACGATTGCTACAATTTAGAACATCTTATTTCCCCAGCCGCCTTTCTCCGGTTAAAGGAGGCTGCGCAACCGGAACAGCAGACCGATATTATTAATGATTTCCTGCTGCACTACGGAAATTCCACGCACGCTATAAACCACCAGTTGCTGCAGGCCATAAAATATATTATTGATCGCAATGGTAATGTAAAGATCAAAGATGCCAGCGCGGAAGCTTATCTCACAGAGCGCACCTTCCAGCGGCAGTTCCTGACACGTGTCGGTATCACTCCAAAGCAATTTGCCCTGATCATCCAGTTCCAGAACAGCGTAGCGGACATGGGCGGAAAGGACCTGGGCGCCCTTACCCACGTGGCACTGGAGAACGGTTTCAATGACCAGTCGCATTTTATCCGGATCATTAAAAAATACAGCGGCAAAACACCCAGGGCACTGATACATATGCAGCCGATCCTGTTGTAG
- a CDS encoding TetR/AcrR family transcriptional regulator has translation MRYRDENKIQAIRDSAIAMVAADGLENFGINRLAKAAGVSPATIYIYYKDKEDLLTSISKEEALKMTRATLRDFDPAMSFREGLWVQWKNRAAYALNNHQSAAFFEQLRNSTYREKMLQTISREFHTTMGSYVENAVKRGEISRMPLEVYWSVAFAPLYSLIKFHNEGQSLNGRKFRFTEKLMKETFECVIKAFTK, from the coding sequence ATGCGTTACCGAGATGAAAATAAGATTCAGGCGATCCGGGATTCGGCTATTGCAATGGTGGCCGCCGACGGACTGGAAAACTTCGGCATCAACCGGCTGGCAAAGGCTGCAGGAGTATCACCGGCTACCATTTATATTTATTATAAGGATAAGGAAGACCTGCTCACCAGCATCAGCAAGGAAGAGGCGTTGAAAATGACCCGGGCCACCCTAAGGGACTTTGACCCTGCGATGTCATTCCGTGAGGGACTATGGGTGCAATGGAAGAACCGCGCCGCTTATGCCCTCAACAATCACCAATCCGCCGCTTTTTTTGAGCAGTTGCGTAATTCCACCTACCGGGAGAAAATGTTACAAACCATCAGCCGTGAATTTCATACAACCATGGGCAGCTATGTAGAGAACGCCGTAAAGCGCGGCGAGATCAGCCGCATGCCGCTGGAGGTATACTGGTCGGTGGCCTTTGCACCATTGTATTCACTGATCAAATTTCACAATGAAGGGCAGAGCCTCAACGGGCGGAAATTCAGATTTACAGAAAAATTAATGAAAGAAACGTTCGAGTGTGTAATAAAGGCATTTACAAAATAA